Proteins encoded in a region of the Populus alba chromosome 13, ASM523922v2, whole genome shotgun sequence genome:
- the LOC118060970 gene encoding F-box protein PP2-B15 gives MEGLMDRHEFNILPEGCVSTILSFTSPQDACKSSLVSAIFQAAADSDVVWERFLPTDYQDIVSRSMVPFKFSSKKELFLLLCSSLLIDGGRKSFKLERSSGKKSFMLSARDLHITWSDESPYWHWASLPESRFSEVAVLRTMCWLEIVGMIKTQMLTPNTKYGAYLVLKITDRSYGLDLMPSEISVEVGNNQVSRNTAYLRLAKEHARKKQMESLFYGNRMQVLKSRVAEGEGRVPSERDDGWLEIELGEFFSGENDEEVKMSLMEVKGHHLKGGLIIEGIEIRPKH, from the exons ATGGAGGGCTTGATGGATCGTCATGAGTTTAACATATTGCCAGAAGGCTGTGTTTCTACAATTCTCTCCTTTACATCTCCACAAGATGCATGCAAGTCTTCGTTGGTTTCAGCTATATTTCAAGCAGCTGCAGATTCTGACGTAGTTTGGGAAAGATTTTTACCTACTGATTATCAAGATATAGTCTCAAGGTCAATGGTCCCTTTCAAGTTTTCTTCAAAGAAAgagctttttcttcttctttgcagCTCTCTTCTCATAGATGGTGGCAGAAAG AGCTTCAAGTTAGAGAGATCATCAGGCAAGAAATCCTTTATGCTATCTGCAAGAGATCTTCACATAACATGGAGCGATGAATCCCCGTATTGGCACTGGGCTTCTCTGCCTGAATCAAG GTTCTCTGAAGTGGCTGTGCTTAGAACAATGTGTTGGCTAGAGATTGTAGGCATGATTAAGACTCAAATGTTAACCCCAAACACAAAATATGGAGCATATCTTGTTCTAAAAATCACTGATCGTTCATATGGGCTTGATTTAATGCCATCAGAGATATCAGTTGAGGTAGGTAATAATCAAGTTTCAAGAAACACAGCCTATTTACGTCTTGCCAAAGAACACGCCAGGAAAAAACAGATGGAGAGCCTGTTTTACGGGAATCGCATGCAGGTGTTAAAATCAAGGGTGGCGGAAGGGGAAGGAAGAGTCCCAAGTGAAAGAGATGACGGGTGGTTGGAGATTGAGCTGGGAGAGTTCTTCAGCGGTGAAAACGATGAGGAAGTGAAGATGAGTTTGATGGAAGTAAAAGGTCATCATTTGAAAGGTGGACTTATCATTGAAGGGATTGAAATAAGGCCTAAACACTAA